TAAAGCGGCTCATCTAAGCTACGCTCACCAACCCAACCACTTTTTTTTCCAGCTAAAGCAATTTGAAAACGCTCTTGAAGCGATTCTGTAACAAGACTTAATTCATTTGTGCTTGCTAGCAATTTAGGTGGATTTTCTGTTGTTAACTCAAAAAATGTAATTAAATCTGCTTGAGTCTGTTCTTGCAAAACTTGTGCAGCTTGCTTAAAAGCTTCCTGACGACTAGAACAAGCTCGAATTATTTGTTGTATTTGTTTTCTTTCATCTAATAGCTGAGTAGCTAAATTATTCTGATCATTAATCTTACTTGTACTAAATAATTGCTTTGTTAATAAATTAGTTTGTGTTACTAAAGCTGTTGCTCCTATTTCTTGCAAAAGCTGTTGAGCGCGTTCTAAATCTGCTAATGCTTTTGGATCTTTCTTTTTTTGTAAAACTTGCGCACGTTCAATTAAAGACAAAGCCTTGTCTAATGGAAGCGAGCAGACTTCAAAAATTTCAATTGCTTGATTTAATTTAGTTAAAGACTCTTGGCCTTGTTTTTCTGCAAGTCGCGCTTCATAGTAAAGTAGCTTACCTATTAGCAAAAGATTTTTTTCTTCTCCCAACCAATCACGCGCAATTTTTAGACCTGCTTGGGCTTGTTGCAACTTATTTTCGCTTAAGCAAATTTCTATAAAAGCTAGCTGTGCTTCTACAGCATAATCAATTCTATTAATTGATAAAGAGGTTTCTAAGGCTGGTTTTAAGTGAAGTAGAGCTTGCTCTTTTTCACCTAAAAATAAATAAAGCTTTCCTAAATTAACTTCACAAAAACTTTCTAAGTCTTTAGCGCGAATTTGTTGAGCTAGCTCTAAGGCAAAGTTTAAGCTAGGTTTAGCTTCATTAATTCGACCTGTTAAGGTGTAAAGAAGCCCATATTGAGCTAAGGCTAGTGATTCGCCGTAGTCGTCTTGTTGCTTTCGTGCAAGGGTTAAACTTTTTTCCAGTAACTCTTCTGCTCTCGCCCAATTACCAACTAAAATTAGACTTCCAGCTAAACCATTGTAAGTTTGCACAGCTAGAGCAAACTTTTGTTTATCTCCATAAAGTCTTATCAAACCTTCATAACAATCAATTGCTTGTTTAAGTTTTCCTTGTAAAAAATAAACCGTTGCTAGTGAGACATTTGCTTGAGTTTGAATATTTTCTTTGTCAATTTCTAAAATGTCTGAGCTTAAATGTATGGCTTTTTGGTAATTTTCTATGCCTTTATCAAAGTCTCTAAGCCCAACTAAAACTTTTCCTGTATAAAGATAACTTTCTGCTTCTCCTTTTTTATCATTATTTTTGGTAAAGATTTTAAGAGCTTGGCTTAAGTTATCTTGTGCAATTACATATTCTTGCAAGTTAAAATAAACAATCCCTATTTGGCAAAGTGCTTGAGCTTCCAAGTTTTTATCTGTAATTTGAGTGCTACATTTTAGAGATTCGTTAAGCAGGCTAATTGCTGAAGGATAATTACTATTAACACAATAAGCTTTTCCAAGTTGTAGGCTTACCAGTGTACGTTCTTTTATTGGTAGTCGCGCTCTTGCTGGCACAGTGTCATAAGGTTGGAGTACGTCCAAGACACCAGAATAATAGCCATAACGTGCAAAATGTTCAGCAATATTAGCCCGTAAGCTAGCATAAACGCTAACTTGCTCTGTAGTTAGTGGAGGCGGTAAACGCCTTTGTTTAGCAATAGCTTCATTAATCAAGCCATGTTTTAGAAACACTTCTATTTGCTCAACCATTTCTGTAGCACTAAGCAAAGAAAAGGTTTCCGAATTTCTTAAAGCTGCTATTTTAACTTCTTCTTCTTGACTACGACGGCCCATAAAAATCTAAAAATTTTATTTTTAATTGGTAGAAAGGCGTTTTACTATTTCTTGAGATAACTTCTTTGGATCTAAAAAGTTATCTTTTGGAATTTCGTCTA
This region of Blastocatellia bacterium genomic DNA includes:
- a CDS encoding sigma 54-interacting transcriptional regulator, which codes for MGRRSQEEEVKIAALRNSETFSLLSATEMVEQIEVFLKHGLINEAIAKQRRLPPPLTTEQVSVYASLRANIAEHFARYGYYSGVLDVLQPYDTVPARARLPIKERTLVSLQLGKAYCVNSNYPSAISLLNESLKCSTQITDKNLEAQALCQIGIVYFNLQEYVIAQDNLSQALKIFTKNNDKKGEAESYLYTGKVLVGLRDFDKGIENYQKAIHLSSDILEIDKENIQTQANVSLATVYFLQGKLKQAIDCYEGLIRLYGDKQKFALAVQTYNGLAGSLILVGNWARAEELLEKSLTLARKQQDDYGESLALAQYGLLYTLTGRINEAKPSLNFALELAQQIRAKDLESFCEVNLGKLYLFLGEKEQALLHLKPALETSLSINRIDYAVEAQLAFIEICLSENKLQQAQAGLKIARDWLGEEKNLLLIGKLLYYEARLAEKQGQESLTKLNQAIEIFEVCSLPLDKALSLIERAQVLQKKKDPKALADLERAQQLLQEIGATALVTQTNLLTKQLFSTSKINDQNNLATQLLDERKQIQQIIRACSSRQEAFKQAAQVLQEQTQADLITFFELTTENPPKLLASTNELSLVTESLQERFQIALAGKKSGWVGERSLDEPLYLALQSINEEQQLAVLFWGASRKVINKDLIQAFLEILVELTNLIAKQAEDRVEFDEVEIGKIKNFQNLPELVFASRKMSELTDQINRIHSSNLTVLITGESGTGKDLIARAVHTASERRARPFSPFNCTATPQEIVEAQLFGYRKGAFTGANIDYEGVIRAAEGGTLLLDEIGDLSLNIQPKLLRFLQDGEIQPIGYTRPIKVNVRIIASTNRDLEKMVERGEFREDLYHRLNILRLYVPPLRQRREEIRLLAQYFLKESCQRTNKRLGFSLAVLNLIESYDWPGNVRQLKNEIERIVAFSGEKDTIEKYHLSQDILQATANLKIKGQVLEKNDLPEFQEGMSLDETLMQIEKQIIVKVLKQCRGNIRRTSTLLGISRKGLYDKIKRLKIRH